The proteins below are encoded in one region of Anaerobaca lacustris:
- a CDS encoding RNA polymerase sigma factor, with protein sequence MSCEAGWFMLEDKLLILRFNRGQKDALHRLYDKYKDDLVTLAAALLLDGSVAEDVVHDVFLAFIGSTGRFRLTGSLKGYLLTCVANRARNHNKAARRRVARALEDVPEAGSEAMGPDRAAIFGEQFDLLSAALEQLPYEQREVLLLRSQGQMRFAAIARAQGVSVNTVQGRYRYAIKKLQSLLDSEADQ encoded by the coding sequence TTGTCTTGTGAGGCCGGCTGGTTCATGCTTGAGGACAAGTTGCTCATTCTGAGGTTCAACCGGGGCCAGAAAGATGCTCTGCACCGGCTCTACGACAAGTACAAAGACGATTTGGTGACTCTGGCGGCCGCGTTGCTGTTGGATGGGAGTGTGGCTGAAGACGTGGTCCACGATGTGTTTCTCGCTTTCATCGGCTCGACCGGCCGGTTCCGGCTGACGGGCAGTCTGAAGGGCTATCTCCTGACGTGCGTGGCCAACCGCGCCCGAAACCATAACAAAGCCGCGCGACGACGTGTGGCACGGGCCCTGGAAGATGTGCCCGAAGCCGGTTCCGAGGCGATGGGGCCGGACCGAGCGGCGATCTTCGGCGAGCAGTTCGACCTTCTGAGCGCGGCGCTGGAACAACTGCCTTACGAGCAGCGGGAGGTATTGCTTCTGCGTTCGCAGGGCCAGATGCGGTTCGCGGCCATTGCCAGGGCTCAAGGCGTCTCCGTCAACACCGTGCAAGGCCGGTACCGGTATGCGATCAAGAAGTTGCAGTCCCTGCTCGATAGTGAGGCAGACCAATGA